The following is a genomic window from Apodemus sylvaticus chromosome 10, mApoSyl1.1, whole genome shotgun sequence.
ctTCTCTTAAAAGTACATATGGAAGAGGCATTTCTGTGCCTCATCAGGAAGGCTGGGTACATTCTGTCTGATGCTGTTTCTTACTGTTTTGTACCTATTGAAACCTTGAAACATATTTTGAATTTACCTACTATTTTCCCAGAACAGATGGATGCTACCCTTGTTTACTGCAATCAAGGTTAATGTCTCCCTGGATTTCTCTCAGCAGCTAACACAGAGGCAGGCTGTGAGTGTGGGGTGGAGGGAACAGTGAACTGCTCTCAGGAACATCTCAGGGCTGTGTTCCTCTGCTTCTCAGACTGCGTGAGGAAGTGGCTGACAGTCCACACAGATACTGCTGCCACAGCCTGGTCTGGCAACCAGCAGTGACTGCTAAACCCTCAGTCTTCTACTGAGGCTTAGAGCAAATGGACAAGCTGTGAGGAGATGAACTTGGAGAATCAGAGACTACAAAAGGTGAGACTTTCAATTTGCAAGTGTTAGATGAGAAAACACATTATGTGTATTCTCATCTAAATTTTcataagaatatatttatatgaatatatacgtAAAGAGCATTTGTCTAATAAGACAAAGAATTATAGGTCAAttcaaattcaatttaaaaaaaaactgtctgcAGTACTCAACTAATAACTTGGAccatattattttaaaaccacATTCTTCAATGAATGTTAACTAAAGAGCATGTTCCATATTTTGTTAATATTAGGAGCAGTTCTGCAATGGTTCTAAAGACTAACAAATGTTCATTATATTCACTAATGTTCCGAATAATGCATTTGGTTGCTTGTTTGAATTTCACAttaattagtttttgttttcactATTTTTGTAAGTAATACAAAAGTTATTATGCAAATTGGAAGAACTTGATAGAGAACACATTGATCATGAGGAAAAATCATGACCATAAATTGGGGTAGCTCTACACTGAATGGTGACAGTTGTAACCACATTTGTGAATTGTTACATTGTTAAGTTCCTTAAATTGTAGGTAGATATAACTATGAGATAGAGAGTCCAGGGGACTTTTCAGCATAATGGACTTGTGTACTGGTCAGTAGGTAGTCACTATTCCCAAAGCTTCTTGGTTGCCTAGGAGACACCCTGAGACATCACAACCTGGATGAACAACTATACTGTACAGTCAGATTTCACCCTGCTGGGATTCTTCAATCAATGCAAACACCCTGCCCTGCTGGCTGTGGTCATATTTGTAGTTTTCCTCATGGCCTTGTTTGGAAACGCCCTGCTGATCCTGCTGATAGTCTCTGACATccacctccacacacccatgtacttttttATCAGCCAACTGTCCATCATGGACATGATGTACATTTCTGTCACTGTGCCCAAGATGCTCATGGACCAGGTCCTGGGGAGCCACAAGATCTCGGCTGCTTCCTGTGGGATGCAGATGTTTTTGTACCTGACTCTAGGAGGGTCAGAAGTTTTCCTTCTGGCTGCCAtgtcctatgaccgctatgtggccatctgccatcCACTCCGGTATCCAGTCCTCATGAACCACAGGGTGTGTCTCCTCCTGATGTCTGTCTGTTGGCTCCTGGGATCTTTGGATGGATTCATGCTCACTCCAGTCACCATGACCTTCCCATTCTGTGGAACTCGGAAGATCCACCACTTCTTCTGTGAGGTCCCTGCTGTGACAAAGCTCTCCTGCTCTGACACCTGGCTCTATGAGACCctcatgtatgtgtgctgtgtgctcatGATTCTCATTCCTGTGACAGTCATCTCAGGCTCCTATTCATCCATCCTCCTCACTGTCCTCAGGATGAACTcagcagagggcaggaagaaGGCCCTGGCCACCTGCTCCTCCCACATGACTGTGGTCCTCCTCTTCTATGGAGCTGCTCTTTATACCTATGTGCTCCCTGGCTCCCTCCACACCCCCGAGAAGGACATGGTAGTGTCTATGTTTTACACCATACTCACCCCTCTGTTGAACCCACTAATCTATAGTTTTAGGAATAAGAATGTCACAGAGGCTATGAAGAAAATGTTGGGTGTGAGCACCCTTTTCCAAGAAATAGTAATCTGAAATGCATATTATTTCTCTTCCTTGTCTCCACACACCTGTTGATCCAAGTACTCATACTGATGTTATTGCTGATCTATCACGTTTCATTTCACATTCATCTCCTATTTCTCTACTCTGAAAATTTCTTCATTGATATACTTCTTGTGCATTCAAACTCTTTATATGTAgtctttaaatattatattttatgaagtCAATAGTGgctatttaattttgtgtgtcaatAATCTCATCATTGAAAAGTCATGTCACACTGCCCATGATGTGTGCAACTGATAAACATAGAGAGTTGAAAGAAAAGTGTTTAACAAAGATGAGTTGACTTAATTGTT
Proteins encoded in this region:
- the LOC127694437 gene encoding olfactory receptor 2T29-like, with the translated sequence MNNYTVQSDFTLLGFFNQCKHPALLAVVIFVVFLMALFGNALLILLIVSDIHLHTPMYFFISQLSIMDMMYISVTVPKMLMDQVLGSHKISAASCGMQMFLYLTLGGSEVFLLAAMSYDRYVAICHPLRYPVLMNHRVCLLLMSVCWLLGSLDGFMLTPVTMTFPFCGTRKIHHFFCEVPAVTKLSCSDTWLYETLMYVCCVLMILIPVTVISGSYSSILLTVLRMNSAEGRKKALATCSSHMTVVLLFYGAALYTYVLPGSLHTPEKDMVVSMFYTILTPLLNPLIYSFRNKNVTEAMKKMLGVSTLFQEIVI